In a genomic window of Oreochromis aureus strain Israel breed Guangdong linkage group 13, ZZ_aureus, whole genome shotgun sequence:
- the LOC116318548 gene encoding MAD2L1-binding protein-like isoform X1, whose protein sequence is MAEDSSILKLISNSEDKENVSTDKSGDLGIKRRLSFSSEKDISIAEEPKTPPEVQAVSDDPNSSRVSPEISKQRSPRPVNTHLKGKHAVKLKEDSSRQHYVNDTDNKENTAKPSAQNNTEEDNASCQGGFKHIKVTASIQGDAEDRDAEVVRRAQEEGCVNVVFPGTVTQEGCCRFVSEILKCILYQRQQLPMTYDQLVYSQRKQQASVQDKDVVNRRPVHSADMDWRKCQQTLQELEEVLQQLEVLFSLSRVPRVLLLMGGSLVLPKELYEINMESLASSGGSQCLRVSSCLRQIFRTLFVADLLSDARPVRLMPTTVLVLAHRDCGVGWFRPKLQFKVPTRVKKQIIVLSSDPNVCKEPRAEGSDWEDYVWFQAPVTIKGFSN, encoded by the exons ATGGCAGAAGACTCGAGCATATTAAAACTAATATCAAACTCCGAGgacaaggaaaatgtctccactGATAAAAGCGGAGACCTCGGGATAAAGAGGCGCCTTTCCTTCTCCTCGGAAAAGGATATTAGCATAGCGGAGGAACCGAAGACACCGCCTGAGGTCCAAGCTGTATCCGACGACCCAAACTCAAGTCGTGTTTCCCCGGAAATCAGCAAACAACGTTCCCCAAGGCCCgtaaacacacatttaaagggtaaacatgctgtaaaattaaaagaggactCTTCTAGACAGCACTACGTGAACGACACTGACAATAAGGAAAACACCGCTAAACCCTCCGCTCAAA atAACACAGAGGAGGACAACGCTTCTTGTCAGGGAGGTTTTAAACATATTAAAGTGACTGCCAGTATACAAGGTGATGCAGAGGACAGAGATGCCGAGGTGGTGAGGAGGGCACAGGAGGAAGGCTGCGTGAATGTGGTCTTCCCAGGGACTGTAACTCAGGAAGGCTGCTGTCGTTTCGTCAGCGAGATCCTCAAGTGCATCCTCTATCAAAGACAGCAACTCCCCATGACGTACGACCAGTTGGTATACTCCCAGAGGAAGCAGCAGGCGTCGGTGCAG GACAAAGACGTAGTGAATCGAAGACCGGTGCATTCTGCAGACATGGATTGGCGCAAGTGTCAGCAGACCCTtcaggagctggaggaggtgctgcagcagctggaggtGCTGTTCTCTCTCAGCAGGGTGCCCCGCGTGCTGCTGTTAATGGGTGGCTCGCTTGTCCTCCCCAAAGAGCTGTACGAGATAAACATGGAGTCCCTGGCATCATCCGGTGGGAGTCAGTGTCTACGGGTGTCATCGTGCTTGAGGCAGATCTTCCGCACACTGTTTGTGGCTGACCTTTTGTCTGACGCCAGACCTGTTCGTTTAATGCCCACCACAGTCTTGGTGCTGGCTCACAGGGACTGCGGTGTAGGCTGGTTTCGACCCAAACTCCAATTTAAAGTCCCAACTCGTGTAAAGAAACAAATCATCGTTCTGTCTAGCGATCCAAACGTCTGCAAGGAACCCAGGGCGGAGGGGTCAGACTGGGAGGATTATGTGTGGTTTCAGGCACCCGTGACTATTAAGGGCTTCAGTAACTGA
- the LOC116318548 gene encoding MAD2L1-binding protein-like isoform X2, which translates to MAEDSSILKLISNSEDKENVSTDKSGDLGIKRRLSFSSEKDISIAEEPKTPPEVQAVSDDPNSSRVSPEISKQRSPRPVNTHLKDNTEEDNASCQGGFKHIKVTASIQGDAEDRDAEVVRRAQEEGCVNVVFPGTVTQEGCCRFVSEILKCILYQRQQLPMTYDQLVYSQRKQQASVQDKDVVNRRPVHSADMDWRKCQQTLQELEEVLQQLEVLFSLSRVPRVLLLMGGSLVLPKELYEINMESLASSGGSQCLRVSSCLRQIFRTLFVADLLSDARPVRLMPTTVLVLAHRDCGVGWFRPKLQFKVPTRVKKQIIVLSSDPNVCKEPRAEGSDWEDYVWFQAPVTIKGFSN; encoded by the exons ATGGCAGAAGACTCGAGCATATTAAAACTAATATCAAACTCCGAGgacaaggaaaatgtctccactGATAAAAGCGGAGACCTCGGGATAAAGAGGCGCCTTTCCTTCTCCTCGGAAAAGGATATTAGCATAGCGGAGGAACCGAAGACACCGCCTGAGGTCCAAGCTGTATCCGACGACCCAAACTCAAGTCGTGTTTCCCCGGAAATCAGCAAACAACGTTCCCCAAGGCCCgtaaacacacatttaaagg atAACACAGAGGAGGACAACGCTTCTTGTCAGGGAGGTTTTAAACATATTAAAGTGACTGCCAGTATACAAGGTGATGCAGAGGACAGAGATGCCGAGGTGGTGAGGAGGGCACAGGAGGAAGGCTGCGTGAATGTGGTCTTCCCAGGGACTGTAACTCAGGAAGGCTGCTGTCGTTTCGTCAGCGAGATCCTCAAGTGCATCCTCTATCAAAGACAGCAACTCCCCATGACGTACGACCAGTTGGTATACTCCCAGAGGAAGCAGCAGGCGTCGGTGCAG GACAAAGACGTAGTGAATCGAAGACCGGTGCATTCTGCAGACATGGATTGGCGCAAGTGTCAGCAGACCCTtcaggagctggaggaggtgctgcagcagctggaggtGCTGTTCTCTCTCAGCAGGGTGCCCCGCGTGCTGCTGTTAATGGGTGGCTCGCTTGTCCTCCCCAAAGAGCTGTACGAGATAAACATGGAGTCCCTGGCATCATCCGGTGGGAGTCAGTGTCTACGGGTGTCATCGTGCTTGAGGCAGATCTTCCGCACACTGTTTGTGGCTGACCTTTTGTCTGACGCCAGACCTGTTCGTTTAATGCCCACCACAGTCTTGGTGCTGGCTCACAGGGACTGCGGTGTAGGCTGGTTTCGACCCAAACTCCAATTTAAAGTCCCAACTCGTGTAAAGAAACAAATCATCGTTCTGTCTAGCGATCCAAACGTCTGCAAGGAACCCAGGGCGGAGGGGTCAGACTGGGAGGATTATGTGTGGTTTCAGGCACCCGTGACTATTAAGGGCTTCAGTAACTGA